In Microbacterium maritypicum, the following are encoded in one genomic region:
- a CDS encoding aldehyde dehydrogenase family protein codes for MTSASTAPAPASASKSTPTAGSASLSEGEQERLDTAIDDLQAGSRTWSALTVAQRVTLLRAVRTSVAATAEDWANTAAASKGLDGKHPLRGEEWLSGPYSVLGALDAYIETLSRLAKGANPLDGIAIDRAPGGRTRVHAFPLTGIDRFLLSGFTGEVWLEPGITPSAARAGAGLTQRTPTESGGVGLVLGAGNVTSIPVLDVLYELLAHNRTALLKVNPTQDALVPVYKRALAPLVEPGLLRIVRGGPAVGAYLTGHPDLVHVHITGSAATFDTIVWGPSKGDGAAATKRRRRENRPKLKKPITAELGGVSPIIVVPGAWTDADLTYQAEHIATMRLQNSGHNCIAGQVVIMSSDWDQADAFRAALRRAYANAPERPIWYPGSPSRMELATDAYPDALVLGDRLLVEIDADDDAAALETTEYFAPVLGVVTVAGTGQEFLDAAVAHANDKLQGTLGANLLIDPATEKALGAGFERAIAALRYGSIAINGWTAFAFITPTLTWGAFPGGTIDDVGSGIGVVHNALLLDGVERSVLRGPFRPFPRSLPIANGGGRLTILPKPPWFVSARTGAAVSEGLTRHRANGGVVGLLKTLAKALQA; via the coding sequence ATGACTTCTGCGAGCACAGCCCCCGCCCCCGCATCCGCCTCGAAGAGCACACCGACGGCAGGGTCGGCGTCGTTGAGCGAGGGCGAGCAGGAACGTCTCGACACCGCGATCGACGACCTGCAGGCCGGATCGCGCACGTGGTCCGCCCTCACTGTGGCGCAACGGGTCACGCTGCTGCGCGCGGTGCGCACGAGCGTCGCCGCCACCGCCGAGGACTGGGCGAACACGGCCGCCGCCTCCAAGGGGCTCGACGGGAAGCACCCGCTGCGCGGCGAGGAGTGGTTGAGCGGACCCTACAGCGTGCTCGGCGCGCTCGACGCCTACATCGAGACGCTCTCCCGTCTGGCGAAGGGCGCGAACCCGCTCGACGGCATCGCCATCGACCGCGCTCCGGGCGGACGCACGCGCGTGCACGCCTTCCCCCTGACCGGCATCGACAGGTTCCTGCTGTCCGGCTTCACCGGCGAAGTGTGGCTCGAGCCCGGCATCACCCCGAGCGCCGCGCGCGCGGGCGCCGGCCTCACCCAGCGCACCCCCACCGAATCGGGCGGAGTCGGACTCGTGCTCGGAGCCGGCAACGTGACCTCGATCCCGGTGCTCGACGTGCTGTACGAACTGCTCGCCCACAACCGCACCGCCCTGCTGAAGGTCAACCCCACGCAGGATGCTCTGGTGCCGGTATACAAGCGCGCGCTCGCGCCCCTCGTCGAACCGGGACTGCTCCGCATCGTCCGCGGCGGGCCGGCGGTCGGCGCCTATCTCACCGGCCATCCCGACCTGGTGCACGTGCACATCACCGGGTCTGCCGCGACCTTCGACACGATCGTCTGGGGGCCGTCGAAGGGCGATGGCGCAGCAGCGACGAAGCGCCGCCGGCGCGAGAACCGCCCGAAGCTGAAGAAGCCGATCACCGCCGAGCTCGGGGGAGTCTCCCCCATCATCGTGGTACCCGGCGCCTGGACCGATGCCGACCTCACGTATCAGGCCGAGCACATCGCAACGATGCGCCTGCAGAACTCCGGCCACAACTGCATCGCCGGCCAGGTCGTCATCATGTCGTCCGACTGGGACCAGGCCGACGCGTTCCGCGCCGCGCTGCGACGTGCATACGCCAACGCCCCGGAGCGCCCCATCTGGTACCCCGGCTCTCCCTCGCGCATGGAGCTCGCGACCGACGCCTACCCCGACGCGCTCGTGCTGGGCGACCGGCTGCTCGTCGAGATCGACGCCGACGACGACGCGGCTGCGCTCGAGACCACCGAGTACTTCGCGCCGGTGCTGGGCGTGGTCACCGTTGCGGGCACCGGCCAGGAGTTCCTCGATGCCGCCGTGGCCCACGCGAACGACAAGCTCCAGGGCACCCTCGGCGCGAACCTGCTGATCGACCCGGCGACCGAGAAGGCGCTCGGCGCCGGTTTCGAGCGGGCCATCGCGGCGCTCCGCTACGGCTCGATCGCGATCAACGGCTGGACCGCCTTCGCGTTCATCACCCCGACCCTCACCTGGGGCGCGTTCCCCGGCGGCACGATCGACGACGTCGGCAGCGGCATCGGCGTCGTTCACAACGCGCTGCTGCTCGACGGGGTCGAGCGCTCGGTGCTTCGCGGACCGTTCCGCCCGTTCCCGCGGTCGCTGCCGATCGCGAACGGCGGCGGACGCCTCACGATCCTGCCGAAGCCGCCGTGGTTCGTGTCGGCGCGCACCGGCGCGGCCGTGAGCGAGGGGCTGACCCGCCACCGCGCGAACGGCGGCGTCGTGGGACTCCTGAAGACGCTGGCGAAGGCGCTGCAGGCCTGA
- the pip gene encoding prolyl aminopeptidase, whose protein sequence is MKSARPAGGPKMKKTDALYPPIEPHETGELLVGDGHRVYWEVSGNPEGKPVVFLHGGPGSGTSPWQRRFFDPKVYRIVLFDQRGCGRSTPHASAPDADFRYITTAHLIADIELLRKNLGIEKWQVFGGSWGSALALAYAQAHPDAVTELVLRGIFTLRRVELEWFYEGGAAALFPDLWESFLAPIPVLERSHMIEAYHRRLFDPDPAVHVPAAIAWSTWEAATVTLTPDAAQIGAKSDPEKATAFARIENHFFVHRGWWEEGQLIAGVDVIRHIPTVIVQGRHDVVTPMMTAWDLHCAWPEAEFVVVDDAGHAATEPGTQKALRAATDRFARAAR, encoded by the coding sequence ATGAAGTCTGCACGACCGGCCGGGGGACCGAAGATGAAGAAGACGGATGCGCTGTATCCACCGATCGAACCGCACGAGACGGGGGAACTGCTCGTCGGCGACGGCCACCGCGTGTACTGGGAGGTCAGCGGCAACCCCGAGGGTAAGCCGGTGGTGTTCCTGCACGGCGGGCCCGGCAGCGGCACCTCGCCCTGGCAGCGCCGGTTCTTCGACCCGAAGGTCTATCGCATCGTGCTGTTCGACCAGCGCGGCTGCGGACGCAGCACGCCGCACGCGAGTGCGCCGGATGCCGACTTCCGGTACATCACGACCGCGCACCTGATCGCCGACATCGAGCTGCTGCGCAAGAACCTCGGCATCGAGAAGTGGCAGGTTTTCGGCGGGTCGTGGGGGAGCGCCCTCGCGCTGGCGTACGCGCAGGCGCATCCGGATGCCGTGACCGAGCTCGTCCTCCGCGGGATCTTCACGCTGCGTCGCGTCGAGCTCGAATGGTTCTACGAGGGCGGCGCCGCCGCGCTGTTCCCCGACCTCTGGGAGAGCTTCCTCGCGCCGATCCCCGTGCTCGAGCGCTCGCACATGATCGAGGCCTACCACCGGCGGCTGTTCGATCCGGACCCCGCCGTGCACGTGCCGGCAGCCATCGCCTGGTCGACCTGGGAGGCGGCGACCGTGACGCTGACGCCGGATGCCGCGCAGATCGGCGCGAAGTCCGACCCCGAGAAGGCGACCGCGTTCGCCCGCATCGAGAACCACTTCTTCGTCCACCGCGGCTGGTGGGAAGAGGGGCAGCTGATCGCCGGGGTCGACGTCATCCGTCATATCCCGACCGTCATCGTCCAGGGACGGCACGATGTCGTGACGCCGATGATGACCGCATGGGACCTGCACTGCGCCTGGCCCGAGGCCGAGTTCGTCGTGGTCGACGATGCCGGGCACGCGGCCACCGAGCCGGGTACTCAGAAGGCGCTGCGCGCCGCGACCGACCGCTTCGCCCGCGCCGCCCGCTGA
- a CDS encoding neutral zinc metallopeptidase, with the protein MTFNPDADISGNTTRRRGRNGAIAGGVGVGVLGIIALIAGPLLGIDLTGLIGGGAPGGGSEPAGGSVIENCETGAQANADVDCRMAGAQLVLDEFWADEVEGYRKPGFIVVDGATNTACGTASNAVGPFFCPGDETVYIDPTFFQLMQEQFGASAGELAQLYIVGHEWGHHIQWITGVMDDYPNNGTGPGSNGVRTELQADCYAGAWIGRISEETDSEGIPYLQPTTEKQRIDALNAAFAVGDDHIQEQSGFSNPESWTHGSSEQRQRWFAEGYQNGLGVCEQVLTLPTDQLDP; encoded by the coding sequence ATGACCTTCAATCCCGACGCCGACATCTCGGGCAACACCACGCGTCGACGCGGCCGCAACGGAGCCATCGCAGGTGGCGTGGGCGTGGGTGTGCTCGGCATCATCGCGCTCATCGCCGGACCGCTGCTCGGCATCGATCTGACCGGATTGATCGGCGGCGGCGCGCCCGGCGGCGGCAGCGAACCCGCCGGGGGATCGGTCATCGAGAACTGCGAGACCGGTGCGCAGGCGAACGCCGATGTCGACTGCCGCATGGCGGGAGCGCAGCTCGTGCTCGACGAGTTCTGGGCCGACGAGGTCGAGGGCTACCGCAAGCCCGGATTCATCGTCGTCGACGGGGCGACGAACACGGCCTGCGGCACGGCATCCAACGCCGTCGGGCCGTTCTTCTGCCCCGGCGACGAGACGGTCTACATCGACCCGACCTTCTTCCAGCTGATGCAGGAGCAGTTCGGTGCATCCGCGGGCGAACTCGCCCAGCTGTACATCGTCGGGCACGAGTGGGGTCACCACATCCAATGGATCACCGGGGTCATGGACGATTACCCGAACAACGGCACCGGTCCCGGAAGCAACGGCGTCCGCACGGAGCTGCAGGCCGACTGCTATGCGGGTGCCTGGATCGGACGGATCTCGGAGGAGACCGACAGCGAGGGCATCCCGTACCTTCAGCCGACCACCGAGAAGCAGCGCATCGATGCCCTGAACGCGGCGTTCGCGGTCGGTGACGACCACATCCAGGAGCAGTCCGGCTTCTCGAACCCGGAGAGCTGGACGCACGGCTCCAGCGAGCAGCGGCAGCGCTGGTTCGCCGAGGGGTATCAGAACGGCCTCGGCGTCTGCGAACAGGTGCTGACGCTGCCGACCGACCAGCTGGATCCATAG
- a CDS encoding malate dehydrogenase: protein MTTTITITGAGGQIGYALLFRIAAGDLLGPDEKVRLRLLEIPQGLGAAEGAALELQDGAFGLLEHVEVTDDAAVGFDGTDLALLVGARPRGPGMERADLLAANAGIFGPQGAAIAANAASGVRVTVVGNPANTNALIASAAADGVPAERFTALTRLDENRARAQLAQTLGVPVHTVRRVPIWGNHSATQFPDISHATVGGKPVGDALEQIVGDVPAWLDQTFIPRVAKRGAEIIQVRGSSSVASAASATIDHVRDWVQGTDDWTSAGVVSHGEYGVPAGLISSFPVRSVDGEWRIVEGLELSDWARARVDASVAELVDEREAVRALGML from the coding sequence ATGACGACCACGATCACCATCACCGGCGCGGGCGGACAGATCGGCTACGCACTGCTGTTCCGCATCGCGGCGGGCGACCTGCTCGGACCCGATGAGAAGGTGCGGCTCCGGCTGCTGGAGATCCCGCAGGGGCTGGGCGCCGCAGAGGGTGCGGCGCTCGAACTGCAGGACGGCGCGTTCGGCCTGCTCGAGCACGTCGAGGTGACGGATGACGCCGCCGTCGGCTTCGACGGCACCGATCTGGCACTGCTCGTCGGTGCCCGCCCGCGCGGCCCCGGCATGGAGCGCGCCGACCTGCTCGCGGCCAACGCCGGTATCTTCGGCCCGCAGGGCGCGGCCATCGCGGCGAACGCGGCATCCGGCGTACGCGTCACGGTCGTCGGCAACCCCGCCAACACCAACGCCCTGATCGCGTCCGCGGCAGCCGACGGCGTGCCCGCCGAGAGGTTCACCGCCCTGACCCGGCTCGATGAGAACCGCGCTCGTGCCCAGCTGGCGCAGACGCTCGGCGTTCCGGTGCACACCGTGCGCCGGGTGCCCATCTGGGGAAACCACTCGGCCACGCAGTTCCCCGACATCTCGCACGCGACCGTCGGCGGGAAGCCGGTCGGCGACGCTCTCGAGCAGATCGTCGGCGACGTGCCGGCCTGGCTCGATCAGACCTTCATCCCGCGCGTCGCCAAGCGCGGCGCCGAGATCATCCAGGTGCGCGGGTCGTCGTCCGTGGCATCCGCGGCGAGCGCGACGATCGACCACGTGCGCGACTGGGTGCAGGGCACCGACGACTGGACCTCGGCCGGCGTCGTCTCGCACGGCGAGTACGGGGTTCCTGCGGGTCTGATCTCGTCGTTCCCCGTGCGCTCCGTCGACGGCGAGTGGCGAATCGTCGAAGGCCTCGAGTTGAGCGACTGGGCCCGCGCCCGCGTCGACGCCTCGGTGGCCGAGCTGGTCGACGAACGCGAAGCCGTGCGCGCCCTCGGCATGCTGTGA